In the Flagellimonas sp. HMM57 genome, one interval contains:
- a CDS encoding mechanosensitive ion channel family protein → MLDFMSVKTELLVTIILLVFILGLNSLSKRAIRRFGRTSAINMNSRKIIFYLSNLFFYGLAIIVITLIWGVNLKEFTVFITSVSAILGIGFVAQWSILSNLTASVILFFSHPLRLGDRVRVMDKDFDWTGEVEDISGFYLFMRTDDGRKITIPTNLVIQKGIEILKKEEIDNKPDAIEN, encoded by the coding sequence ATGTTAGATTTCATGTCTGTGAAAACAGAACTACTGGTCACAATTATTTTATTGGTATTTATTCTAGGGTTAAACTCTTTAAGTAAAAGGGCCATACGCAGGTTCGGGAGAACCAGCGCTATAAATATGAACAGTAGAAAAATTATTTTCTATCTAAGCAACTTGTTTTTTTATGGCCTTGCGATAATAGTGATTACCTTGATTTGGGGGGTAAACCTAAAGGAATTCACTGTTTTTATTACGTCGGTCTCTGCAATTTTGGGCATTGGATTTGTCGCCCAATGGTCCATATTATCAAACTTGACCGCCAGTGTCATTTTATTCTTTAGTCATCCGTTACGTCTTGGCGATAGGGTCAGGGTTATGGACAAGGATTTTGATTGGACCGGAGAAGTTGAGGATATCAGTGGTTTTTATCTTTTTATGCGTACGGATGATGGTAGAAAGATTACCATTCCTACTAATTTGGTCATTCAAAAAGGTATAGAAATCCTTAAAAAAGAGGAAATCGATAACAAACCTGATGCCATCGAAAATTAG
- a CDS encoding 2TM domain-containing protein, protein MENLSKENKYVKARERVIQLKKFYANLWTYIIVISALALINYLTNGFSYAWFLWAAFGWGIGVFFHAIGTFDLNPFFGKNWEERKIRQFMQKEEENDKWR, encoded by the coding sequence ATGGAAAATTTAAGCAAGGAAAATAAATATGTAAAGGCAAGGGAGAGGGTTATTCAATTAAAAAAGTTTTACGCAAACCTTTGGACGTATATTATTGTAATTTCAGCTTTGGCATTGATCAACTATTTAACCAACGGATTTAGCTATGCATGGTTTTTGTGGGCTGCATTTGGATGGGGGATAGGTGTCTTTTTTCATGCCATAGGAACCTTTGACCTCAACCCATTTTTTGGAAAAAACTGGGAAGAGCGTAAGATTAGGCAGTTTATGCAAAAAGAAGAAGAAAACGATAAATGGAGATAG
- a CDS encoding OmpW family protein produces the protein MKKTVISLMVVLLAFVNYTNAQDTDSNADFSKWQFRLRGIVVTPDESADIEAIGGDASISTAVVPELDISYFFNENWSVELILATAKHDVEAVGTAAGDIDLGHVWLLPPTLTGQYHFTGGDFVPYVGAGLNMTIFYGVDEGPVADNVDYDTSIGYALQGGFDFMLNDKWFLNVDVKKLFLSTDATIDATTALQATVDADVDINPWIIGFGVGIKL, from the coding sequence ATGAAAAAAACAGTAATTTCTTTAATGGTAGTGCTCTTGGCTTTTGTGAATTACACAAATGCACAGGATACAGATTCGAATGCTGACTTCAGCAAATGGCAATTTAGGTTACGAGGTATTGTAGTAACACCAGATGAAAGTGCAGATATTGAAGCTATAGGTGGTGATGCATCAATATCCACAGCAGTTGTTCCCGAATTGGACATCTCTTATTTCTTTAACGAAAATTGGTCAGTTGAGTTGATTTTGGCTACTGCTAAGCACGATGTGGAAGCTGTGGGTACAGCAGCTGGGGATATAGATTTAGGACATGTATGGTTACTTCCTCCAACATTGACAGGACAGTACCATTTTACTGGAGGTGATTTTGTTCCCTATGTTGGTGCAGGTCTTAATATGACTATTTTTTACGGAGTTGATGAAGGTCCCGTTGCGGACAATGTTGACTATGATACTTCTATAGGATATGCACTACAAGGAGGTTTTGATTTTATGCTCAACGATAAGTGGTTCTTGAATGTTGATGTGAAAAAGCTCTTCTTAAGTACCGATGCCACCATTGATGCTACTACTGCTCTCCAAGCAACAGTTGATGCGGATGTTGATATCAATCCATGGATTATCGGATTTGGAGTAGGGATTAAGTTATAG
- a CDS encoding DUF4331 family protein, translated as MKKTTKYVAGLGVLLTATMVLVSADHIDAPSTTGTTSDIADFFAFEPTEGSNNTVFLVDLQSDVLPDLPYGSFDEDVLTEINIDLGGDLVEDLVIQAIARDGRMYFFGPDAPSQTGTSGQILTDSPLGDVDISGATAIVETTSDGVSLFAGPRQDPFFFDFFQFNAVISPEVNSAPDGFLPAVDAEDTFDGANTMTIAIEIPNSMLGTPTGTNALGLTVYKTWVTTNRKQ; from the coding sequence ATGAAAAAAACAACTAAGTATGTGGCTGGTCTGGGAGTTTTGCTAACAGCTACGATGGTTTTGGTGTCCGCGGATCATATTGATGCTCCCTCAACAACTGGGACCACTTCCGATATTGCAGATTTTTTTGCTTTTGAACCCACAGAAGGTTCCAACAATACTGTTTTTCTAGTTGATTTGCAATCAGATGTTTTGCCAGACTTGCCGTACGGTAGCTTTGATGAAGATGTGCTTACGGAAATCAATATAGATTTGGGTGGAGATTTAGTAGAAGATCTTGTCATTCAGGCCATTGCCAGAGATGGGAGAATGTACTTTTTTGGGCCTGATGCTCCATCCCAGACAGGTACAAGCGGTCAAATTTTAACGGACAGCCCTCTCGGGGATGTTGATATTTCGGGAGCTACGGCAATCGTAGAAACTACCTCAGATGGCGTTTCGTTATTTGCCGGTCCAAGACAAGACCCTTTCTTTTTCGACTTTTTCCAGTTCAATGCAGTCATATCTCCTGAAGTTAATTCGGCCCCAGACGGGTTTTTACCGGCCGTTGATGCAGAAGATACATTTGATGGCGCCAATACCATGACCATTGCCATTGAGATACCAAATAGCATGTTAGGAACACCTACTGGAACAAACGCTTTAGGCCTTACGGTCTATAAGACTTGGGTAACTACAAATAGAAAACAATGA
- a CDS encoding LETM1-related biofilm-associated protein has protein sequence MNPSSSGWINKFGYLVNKESLDFLDFESLYKELKTNGFIYGVHLNIPSFVPVEHKLTEDEIAKINLLTALYFTFRFEKEETDFDVFVNTVFDYYQSLEVGKISFLNKILSGKHTESQLEKLLDSRIYLDSNIFNRAFGNSLTNSLLYVDVLIFRSYLQGYIPIKQHAQLLEYVTINIAYHALNSKDTDEKDIKLVQILASSLTYVDFDETDFDGTYRDLLKQSFTTVYEREYFMDIACLTLWEDGSLDYTESDYIFGLGKDLGKTKIEVEHALNFVKDFFKKNSEKATYLNDKNLAFQFYEGMSKSVSKLILRNSKRLKKELLESKELVTLLSKSTVKDLSAEEKKKVQNHLLDIFKTIPSLAIFMLPGGAVLLPIFIKLIPKLLPSAFDDNRVEK, from the coding sequence ATGAATCCCTCATCTTCTGGCTGGATAAACAAGTTTGGGTATCTTGTCAATAAAGAAAGTCTTGATTTTCTAGACTTTGAAAGTCTCTATAAGGAACTTAAGACGAATGGTTTTATCTATGGGGTTCACTTAAATATCCCCTCTTTTGTTCCAGTAGAGCATAAGCTAACAGAAGATGAAATTGCAAAAATAAATTTGCTCACCGCTTTGTACTTCACCTTCAGGTTCGAAAAAGAAGAAACTGATTTTGATGTCTTTGTAAATACTGTTTTTGATTATTACCAATCCCTGGAAGTTGGAAAAATATCGTTCTTGAACAAAATATTGAGCGGAAAGCATACGGAATCCCAATTGGAAAAGCTCTTGGATTCAAGAATTTACTTGGACAGTAATATTTTTAATCGGGCTTTTGGAAACAGTCTTACCAATTCCCTGTTGTATGTAGACGTCCTAATTTTTAGAAGCTATCTACAAGGTTATATCCCCATAAAGCAACATGCGCAGTTATTGGAATATGTAACCATTAATATTGCATACCATGCATTGAACTCAAAAGATACCGATGAAAAGGATATAAAACTTGTACAGATATTAGCTTCTTCATTAACCTATGTAGATTTTGATGAGACGGATTTTGATGGCACCTATAGGGATTTGTTAAAACAGAGTTTTACAACAGTTTACGAAAGAGAATATTTTATGGATATTGCATGTCTGACATTGTGGGAGGATGGGTCGTTGGACTACACGGAATCCGATTATATTTTTGGTCTGGGAAAGGACTTGGGAAAGACAAAAATCGAGGTAGAACATGCCCTAAATTTCGTTAAGGATTTCTTCAAAAAAAACAGCGAAAAAGCAACCTATTTAAATGATAAAAATTTGGCGTTTCAGTTCTATGAAGGAATGTCCAAAAGTGTAAGTAAATTGATTTTGCGAAATAGCAAAAGACTAAAAAAAGAGCTTCTTGAAAGTAAGGAGCTTGTCACCCTTTTATCAAAATCCACGGTAAAGGATTTGAGTGCGGAAGAAAAGAAAAAAGTACAAAATCATTTGTTGGATATTTTTAAAACCATTCCTTCTTTGGCCATTTTTATGCTACCGGGCGGAGCAGTTTTATTGCCTATTTTTATAAAATTAATTCCTAAATTGCTGCCATCGGCTTTTGATGACAATCGAGTCGAAAAATAG
- a CDS encoding lipopolysaccharide assembly protein LapB — protein sequence MKYPVWLLLLTLVVGCNQKSKFKTDSKDYELYLSTASNSTTSKYFELWNNKIKPDSLQALGLGNVAAEYSRFFTGTGNITYLKKAEEALSKAVEVAAIGKAAYYRALARNYISQHRFKEALTLAELALKKGSGVNASHGLLFDLHMELGNYNTASKYLDSIRNMSDFGYLIRLAKWNDYKGNLDTTIRLMEKAINKAESSKNRQLMLWSYTNLADYYGHAGRIQESYEHYLKALKIDSKNAYAKKGIAWIVFSHEKDGAEALRILNAITQTHTLPDYHLLRAEIAEFMNDDALKKSALNAYHKSIQDKSYGAMYNAYTINLYLDELQAFDRALELAKKEVENRPTPESFDMLAYSYLKKGEPEVALELAQNHVVGKTQEPVILQHLAEIYKANGKTKEVQELKKELLEALYELGPNASKKVGML from the coding sequence ATGAAATATCCAGTATGGTTACTATTACTGACGCTTGTAGTGGGCTGTAATCAAAAATCAAAATTTAAAACAGATTCCAAAGATTACGAACTCTATTTAAGTACGGCATCGAATTCAACGACTTCCAAGTATTTTGAGCTTTGGAACAACAAAATAAAACCCGATAGCTTACAAGCATTGGGCTTAGGTAACGTAGCGGCAGAGTACAGTCGTTTTTTTACAGGTACGGGCAATATCACATATTTGAAAAAAGCTGAAGAGGCGTTAAGCAAGGCTGTTGAAGTCGCTGCAATAGGTAAAGCAGCCTATTATAGGGCGTTGGCAAGAAACTATATTTCGCAGCATCGATTTAAAGAGGCACTTACATTGGCCGAGTTGGCACTAAAAAAAGGTAGCGGTGTCAATGCATCCCATGGTCTTCTGTTCGATTTGCATATGGAACTGGGAAACTATAATACAGCAAGTAAATATTTGGACAGTATCCGCAATATGTCCGATTTTGGATATCTGATACGCTTGGCAAAATGGAACGATTATAAAGGTAATCTTGATACCACAATTCGTTTGATGGAGAAAGCGATCAACAAAGCCGAATCTTCAAAAAATAGGCAACTTATGCTGTGGTCCTATACCAATTTGGCGGATTATTACGGGCACGCAGGGCGTATACAGGAATCCTACGAGCACTATTTGAAAGCCTTAAAAATAGATTCGAAAAATGCCTATGCCAAAAAAGGCATAGCATGGATTGTTTTTTCCCATGAGAAAGATGGTGCAGAAGCATTACGCATTCTAAACGCAATAACTCAAACCCATACATTACCAGATTACCATTTGCTACGAGCGGAAATTGCCGAGTTCATGAACGATGATGCTTTAAAAAAATCTGCACTTAATGCATACCATAAAAGTATTCAGGACAAGTCCTATGGGGCTATGTACAATGCATACACTATTAATTTGTACTTGGATGAGTTACAAGCTTTCGATAGGGCCTTGGAGTTGGCTAAAAAAGAAGTGGAAAACCGCCCTACTCCAGAGTCTTTTGATATGCTCGCCTACAGCTATCTTAAAAAAGGAGAACCTGAAGTGGCACTTGAACTTGCCCAAAACCACGTTGTAGGTAAAACACAGGAACCGGTAATACTTCAGCATCTGGCTGAAATCTATAAAGCAAATGGAAAAACGAAAGAAGTACAGGAGTTAAAAAAGGAATTATTGGAGGCTTTGTACGAATTGGGTCCCAACGCTTCAAAAAAAGTTGGAATGCTTTAA
- a CDS encoding 2TM domain-containing protein, whose protein sequence is MKNLETSRERAEKRVKQLKKFYSHLSIYIIINIIIFCIKAYHYDFFQDIGSEAFNYNNWLIWDLVSTPVIWGIFLVVHAIRVFSHSRVEKWEAKQIQKYMEQEERDTRTFE, encoded by the coding sequence ATGAAAAATCTAGAAACTAGTAGGGAAAGAGCAGAAAAAAGAGTAAAACAACTAAAGAAGTTTTATTCGCACTTGAGTATTTACATTATCATCAATATCATCATATTCTGTATAAAGGCGTATCATTATGATTTTTTCCAAGATATAGGTTCAGAAGCCTTTAACTATAACAATTGGTTGATATGGGACTTGGTATCCACACCAGTAATCTGGGGAATTTTTCTTGTTGTTCATGCAATCCGGGTCTTTAGCCACTCCCGTGTAGAAAAGTGGGAAGCCAAGCAGATTCAAAAATATATGGAACAAGAAGAACGGGATACACGTACTTTTGAATAA
- a CDS encoding 2TM domain-containing protein yields the protein MEPYNQEKLKRAKNQIEKLKGFYVHIAVYVIVNAFILFNIYRNTEDFWEWGHFVTLFGWGIGLFFHAAKTFDFNPLFNKKWEERQIKKYIEEDKKEMDKYM from the coding sequence ATGGAGCCATATAATCAAGAAAAATTAAAACGTGCAAAGAACCAGATCGAAAAGCTAAAAGGGTTTTATGTTCACATAGCAGTTTATGTCATCGTGAATGCCTTCATCCTTTTTAATATCTATAGAAACACCGAGGATTTTTGGGAATGGGGTCATTTTGTAACGCTTTTTGGATGGGGCATTGGACTTTTTTTCCATGCGGCCAAGACTTTTGATTTTAATCCACTTTTTAATAAAAAGTGGGAAGAAAGGCAGATCAAAAAATATATAGAAGAAGATAAAAAAGAAATGGATAAATACATGTAA
- a CDS encoding 2TM domain-containing protein, whose amino-acid sequence MKDFNENRYTRAKEKVDTIKSLYSSLFAYCIVIPILAYINYRTTSFLWFVFPALGWGIGLVANWMGIYGYNPIFGRDWEERKIKEFMNNTKF is encoded by the coding sequence ATGAAAGACTTCAATGAAAACAGATACACAAGAGCAAAGGAAAAAGTTGATACTATTAAATCTCTCTATTCCAGTTTGTTTGCGTATTGTATTGTCATTCCTATTTTGGCTTATATCAATTATAGGACAACCAGTTTTCTTTGGTTCGTTTTTCCTGCACTGGGTTGGGGAATAGGATTGGTCGCAAATTGGATGGGCATTTATGGGTATAATCCTATTTTTGGCAGAGACTGGGAAGAGCGTAAAATCAAGGAATTCATGAACAACACTAAATTCTAA
- a CDS encoding BspA family leucine-rich repeat surface protein, which translates to MKKIRFLILMTLSVAMFAVSCSSDDGTTTPTPTPTKPTISGFTPSSGPVGTQVTINGTNFSTTPASNTVKIGATTATVSTATATKLTISVPQGATTGAVSVGVGGETVTGNTFTVTEAEAQNTAPVITNQTTTTEVDENANNEFTIFTVTATDEDEGDTLTFEITDGNDEELFSIDESGLITLADGKNLDYETTSGHNITVTVSDGNGGTDQISVQIAVKNVIENLFEDPASFIFTLETAGANEEFNIEVFGEGEDVDFQIDWGDGQPEEHVTEEEAYHQYQTADTYTVALKGQVGRLSFFGQDALRTVEQWGDTAWKSMEDMFHLDNDDIYVAINATGEPNLEQCTSFSYAFPNADFKQDITEWDVDNVQTMNNTFRGNSLFNQDISGWDVSNVEDMRSMFFEATAFDQDISGWDVSQVTNMDYMFADATAFDQDLGEWEIGNVSSMINMFNDSGMSAPNFSDTLIGWADQVVQPNVVLGATGVDLCIGDGGIAYNTLINDMGPNWDIDYKDSVFCP; encoded by the coding sequence ATGAAAAAAATACGTTTTTTGATTCTGATGACACTGTCCGTTGCAATGTTCGCCGTCTCCTGTTCAAGTGATGATGGTACAACGACACCGACACCAACACCGACTAAGCCGACCATAAGTGGTTTTACGCCCAGTTCCGGGCCTGTTGGCACACAGGTGACCATTAACGGGACCAACTTTAGTACAACACCGGCATCCAACACCGTAAAAATTGGTGCCACTACGGCTACCGTAAGTACCGCAACCGCCACCAAGCTTACCATCTCCGTTCCCCAGGGTGCGACAACAGGAGCGGTAAGTGTTGGCGTAGGTGGTGAGACCGTGACCGGAAACACCTTTACCGTGACCGAAGCGGAAGCGCAGAACACCGCCCCCGTAATCACCAACCAGACCACAACAACAGAAGTGGATGAGAATGCGAACAATGAATTCACCATCTTTACCGTGACCGCCACCGATGAAGATGAAGGCGATACGCTCACCTTTGAGATTACGGACGGAAACGATGAAGAACTGTTCAGCATAGATGAAAGCGGCCTGATCACCTTGGCGGACGGTAAGAACCTTGACTACGAGACGACCAGCGGGCACAACATCACCGTGACCGTCTCCGATGGCAATGGGGGCACGGACCAGATCAGCGTACAGATAGCCGTGAAGAACGTCATCGAAAACCTGTTCGAGGACCCGGCATCCTTTATCTTTACCTTGGAGACCGCTGGTGCCAATGAGGAATTCAACATAGAAGTATTCGGAGAAGGGGAAGATGTCGATTTTCAAATTGATTGGGGCGATGGACAGCCAGAGGAACATGTGACCGAAGAGGAAGCGTACCATCAGTACCAAACTGCGGACACTTATACCGTGGCCCTAAAAGGGCAAGTGGGCCGATTGAGCTTCTTTGGACAGGACGCTTTGCGGACCGTGGAGCAATGGGGAGACACGGCATGGAAGAGTATGGAGGATATGTTTCACTTGGATAATGATGATATTTATGTAGCTATAAATGCAACGGGCGAACCCAACCTTGAGCAATGTACATCGTTCAGTTACGCTTTTCCCAATGCGGATTTTAAACAGGACATTACCGAATGGGATGTAGACAATGTTCAAACCATGAATAACACTTTTAGGGGTAATAGCCTATTTAATCAGGATATCAGCGGTTGGGATGTAAGCAATGTTGAAGATATGCGTTCCATGTTCTTTGAAGCTACTGCATTCGATCAGGACATCAGCGGTTGGGATGTAAGTCAGGTTACCAATATGGATTACATGTTCGCGGATGCCACGGCGTTCGACCAAGATCTGGGGGAATGGGAAATAGGCAACGTTTCAAGTATGATAAACATGTTCAACGATTCCGGGATGTCCGCCCCTAACTTTTCAGATACACTTATAGGGTGGGCCGATCAAGTGGTACAACCAAATGTGGTTTTGGGTGCAACGGGAGTAGATCTGTGCATAGGTGACGGGGGCATCGCTTATAATACCCTTATAAATGACATGGGGCCCAATTGGGACATAGATTATAAAGACAGTGTTTTCTGTCCGTAA
- a CDS encoding LytTR family DNA-binding domain-containing protein: MNVIIIEDEKPAARRLNRLLAELDVEVSTMLHSVEESIEWFQNNPHPDLIFLDIQLSDGLSFEIFDIIEVKSAIIFTTAYDEYALQAFKLNSIDYLLKPIDDEELESAVKKYKDFKPGSHKISVDFNDIKNLLVNPLEREYKKRFTVKVGQHLKIINADDVECFYSENKGTYAATSEGRSYLLDTTLENLEEELSPKNFFRVSRKFYVNINHINDIISYTNSRLQIKLNRFNEQEIIVSRERVKDFKLWLE; encoded by the coding sequence ATGAACGTTATCATTATAGAAGATGAGAAACCCGCTGCAAGACGTTTGAACAGGTTGCTTGCAGAATTGGATGTTGAGGTTTCAACCATGTTGCATTCCGTTGAAGAATCTATCGAGTGGTTTCAGAACAATCCACATCCCGATCTTATCTTTTTGGATATCCAATTGTCGGATGGTCTTTCGTTTGAAATATTTGATATCATCGAGGTAAAAAGTGCCATAATTTTCACCACTGCATATGACGAATATGCGCTCCAGGCATTTAAGTTGAACAGCATAGATTATTTGTTAAAACCTATCGATGATGAAGAGCTGGAAAGTGCTGTGAAAAAGTACAAGGATTTTAAGCCTGGTTCGCACAAAATATCGGTTGATTTTAACGACATAAAAAACCTGTTGGTAAACCCTCTGGAACGTGAATACAAAAAAAGATTTACGGTCAAGGTAGGGCAGCATTTGAAAATTATAAATGCAGATGACGTGGAATGTTTTTATAGTGAAAATAAGGGAACCTATGCAGCTACATCCGAGGGGAGAAGTTATCTGTTGGATACCACTCTGGAGAATTTGGAAGAGGAGCTCTCACCAAAAAATTTCTTCAGGGTGAGCCGAAAATTTTATGTGAACATCAATCACATCAACGACATCATTTCATACACCAATTCTAGGCTTCAAATTAAGCTGAATCGCTTTAATGAACAAGAAATCATCGTAAGCCGGGAGCGAGTAAAAGACTTTAAGCTTTGGTTAGAATAA